In Entelurus aequoreus isolate RoL-2023_Sb linkage group LG02, RoL_Eaeq_v1.1, whole genome shotgun sequence, one genomic interval encodes:
- the LOC133630314 gene encoding zinc finger protein 664-like has product MCEGDMCEYEDELSPTKEEKKQLPGAFFKPLFHFNTADVGEEHLPPEQQEWSSRVKEECPQPPHIKEEEEEYRISLEGEHPDEDQVIRVIVKSEDEEEEGESEVERPGSSSTQHMTTEGDGDHFGGSQAALAPLSDSEHTTSHSADTDDDDEDSKADTTCRTDNTRWKCSECNKSFYDGSTLKRHMTCHTDNMHWKCSECEKTFKQKSNLKRHMRYHTGEKPFICSECDERFYEKAHLIAHTRRHKGEKAFPCPVCGKRFYEKARMMVHTRTHTGEKPYSCSICGKHFSVKGSLLIHTKIHTGEKPFSCSVCDKSFIRNAGLVAHMRRHTGEKVFSCSVCDARFSYKYQVDNHKCAGDNSSCQSSLLG; this is encoded by the exons ATGTGCGAAGGAGACATGTGCGAGTACGAGGACGAACTTTCTCccacaaaagaggagaaaaagcAACTTCCGGGCGCATTTTTCAAGCCTCTTTTTCATTTCAACACAGCAG ACGTGGGCGAGGAACATCTTCCTCCTGAGCAGCAGGAGTGGAGCTCCCGGGTGAAGGAGGAGTGTccgcagcccccccacattaaagaggaagaggaggagtacCGCATCAGTCTGGAGGGAGAGCATCCTGACGAGGACCAAGTGATTCGTGtcattgtgaagagtgaagatgaagaAGAGGAGGGTGAAAGTGAGGTGGAGAGACcaggcagcagctcaacacaacacatgacaacagaaggtgATGGAGACCACtttggaggatcacaagcagccTTAGCTCCACTGTCAGATAGTGAGCACACAACGTCTCACTCTGCTGACACCGATGATGacgatgaagactctaaagcggACACGACATGTCGCACCGACAACACACGCTGGAAATGCTCCGAGTGTAACAAAAGTTTTTATGACGGCAGCACCCTGAAAAGACACATGACCTGCCACACCGACAACATGCACTGGAAATGCTCCGAGTGCGAGAAAACCTTTAAGCAAAAGAGCAACCTTAAAAGACACATGAGATATCACACGGGGGAGAAACCATTCATTTGCTCGGAGTGCGACGAGAGATTCTACGAGAAGGCCCATTTGATCGCGCACACCAGGCGACACAAGGGAGAGAAAGCCTTCCCCTGCCCGGTTTGTGGCAAACGCTTCTACGAGAAAGCCCGCATGATGGTGCACACCAGAactcacaccggagaaaaaccataCTCGTGTTCAATTTGCGGTAAACATTTCTCCGTGAAAGGCAGCTTGTTAATTCACACCAaaatacacaccggagaaaagCCTTTTAGCTGCTCAGTGTGCGATAAGAGCTTCATTCGGAATGCTGGTCTGGTGGCGCACATGAGGAGACACACGGGGGAGAAAGTGttcagttgcagtgtgtgtgatgcAAGATTCTCCTACAAATACCAGGTGGACaatcacaagtgtgctggtgacaACAGCAGCTGTCAATCAAGCTTGTTGGGCTGA